From the Pseudomonas putida genome, one window contains:
- a CDS encoding FadD3 family acyl-CoA ligase gives MNPNFSTSQAPAVAPATIARLLFDSAQRFAGHVAIEEHGECLDYADLPEQVLQVTRGLMALGIQPGDRVGLWAPNSREWILAALGIHCAGAVLVPVNTRMKGAEAADVLARSGCRVLFVQQRFLDIDYPALLAPHRPATLEHQVIFACDQAAATHDLSHERFLLGASTIEPLTARRRALSIQPESICDLLFTSGTTGKPKGVMSAHGQNLRAFAEYVRVLGLVPGDRYLIVNPFFHAFGYKAGWLTCLIAGATILPHAVFDAEAVFQRIARERISVLPGAPTLYLSLLAHPRLAETDLSSLRIAVTGSASIPPSLIERMRNELGFSVVTTAYGLTECGGLATLCDPQAPAEVIAGTSGRPLPGTEVSIRDAANRAVAQGETGEICLRGFHVMQGYFQDPAATAEAIDAEGWLHTGDVGRLDSQGNLAITDRLKDMYIVGGFNCYPAEIEAALLAHPAIAQVAVIGIADARMGEVGCACVVLREGQQLDEQALIGWSRERMANYKVPRQVRFFAALPLNPSNKVAKNDLRHAVAQA, from the coding sequence ATGAACCCGAACTTCTCTACCTCCCAAGCACCGGCCGTTGCGCCGGCCACCATCGCCCGCCTGCTGTTCGACAGCGCCCAGCGCTTTGCCGGCCATGTCGCCATCGAAGAGCACGGCGAATGCCTGGACTACGCCGACCTGCCCGAGCAGGTACTGCAGGTGACCCGTGGGCTGATGGCGCTGGGCATCCAGCCGGGCGACCGGGTCGGCCTGTGGGCACCCAACAGCCGCGAGTGGATCCTCGCCGCGCTGGGCATCCACTGCGCCGGCGCGGTGCTGGTACCGGTCAACACCCGCATGAAGGGCGCCGAAGCGGCGGACGTGCTGGCCCGCAGCGGCTGCCGGGTGCTGTTCGTGCAACAGCGCTTCCTCGACATCGACTACCCGGCGCTGCTTGCACCCCATCGCCCGGCAACCCTGGAGCACCAGGTGATCTTCGCCTGCGACCAGGCCGCCGCCACCCACGACCTGAGCCATGAGCGCTTTCTGCTCGGCGCCTCGACCATCGAGCCGCTGACAGCCAGGCGCCGGGCCCTGAGCATTCAGCCAGAGTCGATCTGCGACCTGCTGTTCACCTCGGGCACCACCGGCAAGCCCAAGGGCGTGATGAGCGCCCATGGCCAGAACCTGCGGGCCTTCGCCGAGTACGTGCGGGTGCTGGGGCTGGTGCCGGGCGACCGCTACCTGATCGTCAACCCGTTCTTCCATGCCTTTGGCTACAAGGCCGGCTGGCTGACCTGCCTGATCGCCGGGGCGACCATCCTGCCGCACGCGGTGTTCGATGCCGAGGCGGTGTTCCAGCGCATCGCCCGCGAGCGCATCAGCGTGCTGCCCGGGGCGCCGACCTTGTACCTGTCGTTGCTGGCCCACCCGCGCCTGGCCGAAACCGACCTGTCCAGCCTGCGCATCGCCGTGACCGGCTCGGCGAGCATTCCGCCGAGCCTGATCGAACGCATGCGCAACGAACTGGGCTTCAGCGTGGTGACCACCGCCTATGGCCTGACCGAGTGCGGTGGCCTGGCCACCCTGTGCGACCCGCAGGCACCGGCCGAGGTGATTGCCGGCACCAGCGGGCGGCCGTTGCCGGGCACCGAAGTGAGCATCCGCGATGCCGCCAACCGCGCCGTGGCCCAGGGTGAAACCGGGGAAATCTGCCTGCGCGGCTTCCACGTCATGCAGGGCTACTTCCAGGACCCGGCCGCCACCGCCGAGGCGATCGACGCCGAGGGCTGGCTGCACACCGGCGATGTCGGGCGCCTGGACTCCCAGGGCAACCTGGCCATCACCGACCGCCTCAAAGACATGTACATCGTCGGCGGCTTCAACTGCTACCCGGCAGAGATCGAGGCCGCACTGCTGGCCCACCCGGCCATCGCCCAGGTGGCGGTGATCGGCATTGCCGATGCGCGCATGGGCGAGGTGGGCTGCGCCTGCGTGGTGCTGCGCGAGGGGCAGCAGCTCGATGAGCAGGCGCTGATCGGCTGGAGCCGCGAGCGCATGGCCAACTACAAGGTGCCGCGCCAGGTGCGGTTCTTCGCGGCACTGCCGCTGAACCCGTCGAACAAGGTCGCCAAGAACGACCTGAGGCATGCCGTGGCCCAGGCCTGA
- a CDS encoding ferredoxin--NADP reductase, with translation MNDYLALRVAQVIEETADARSLVFDVPASLAERFHYKPGQFLTLRVPYDGGWLPRCYSLSSTPLLDEPLRVTVKRVRDGRASNWLCEELQAGQTLQVLPPAGVFVPRDLQGDLLLFGGGSGVTPVLSILRSALLAGQGRVLLIYANRDEQSVIFRDELRLLAAAHPQRLQVVHWLDSVQGVPAVAQLAELARPMVDAQAFICGPGPFMDAAVQALASLGMPSARVHVERFVSLPGEGELRQASHSEAAMAAQLAVRLDGEDHDLDCASGETLLDAMQRAGLEPPSACRVGGCASCMCTLESGAVELLHNDALDADELAAGWILACQAVPTSPVLRIRFPE, from the coding sequence ATGAATGACTATCTTGCCTTGCGTGTGGCGCAGGTGATCGAGGAAACCGCCGATGCCCGGTCACTGGTGTTCGACGTGCCTGCGTCGCTGGCCGAGCGCTTTCACTACAAACCCGGCCAGTTCCTGACCCTGCGGGTGCCGTACGACGGTGGCTGGCTGCCACGCTGCTACTCGCTGTCGAGCACGCCGCTGCTCGATGAGCCGCTGCGGGTGACCGTGAAGCGGGTGCGTGACGGCCGTGCCTCGAACTGGTTGTGCGAGGAACTGCAGGCCGGCCAGACCCTGCAGGTGCTGCCGCCGGCCGGGGTGTTCGTGCCCCGCGACCTGCAAGGTGACCTGCTGCTGTTCGGTGGCGGCAGCGGCGTCACGCCGGTGCTGTCGATCCTGCGCTCGGCGTTGCTGGCCGGGCAGGGGCGGGTCCTGCTGATCTACGCCAACCGTGACGAACAGTCGGTGATCTTCCGCGATGAATTGCGCTTGCTCGCGGCTGCTCATCCGCAGCGCCTGCAGGTGGTGCACTGGCTCGACTCGGTGCAAGGCGTGCCGGCCGTGGCGCAGCTGGCCGAACTGGCCCGGCCGATGGTCGATGCCCAGGCATTCATCTGTGGCCCGGGGCCGTTCATGGACGCCGCCGTGCAGGCGCTGGCCAGCCTCGGCATGCCCAGTGCCCGCGTGCATGTGGAGCGCTTCGTCTCGCTGCCAGGCGAAGGCGAGCTGCGCCAGGCCAGCCACAGCGAGGCGGCGATGGCCGCGCAGCTGGCGGTGCGCCTGGACGGCGAAGACCACGACCTGGACTGCGCCAGCGGCGAAACCCTGCTCGATGCCATGCAGCGCGCCGGCCTCGAACCGCCCAGCGCCTGCCGCGTGGGCGGCTGCGCCTCGTGCATGTGCACCCTGGAGAGTGGCGCGGTCGAGTTGCTGCACAACGATGCCCTGGATGCCGACGAGCTGGCCGCAGGCTGGATCCTGGCCTGCCAGGCCGTGCCCACCAGCCCGGTGCTGCGTATCCGCTTTCCCGAGTGA
- a CDS encoding glucose 1-dehydrogenase encodes MSILQRFRIDGGVAIVTGSGRGIGRAIALAYAEAGADVICAARSLDDVQAVAEEIRAMGRNALAFACDVNDSEQRQALVRQSHEHLGRITHLVNNVGGGGPNDPLGLSPEQFDEILRFNVSSAYAFCQLCVPLMRDAGGGNIVNISSVAARYSQRHFSAYGTAKAALSHLTRLLAQDFAPQVRVNAVAPGPTLTAALNSVMPAAMRQAMEANTPLKCLGSPEDIAAAALYLASPASAWVTGKIIDVDGGADSSVWVG; translated from the coding sequence ATGAGTATCCTGCAGCGATTCCGTATCGACGGCGGCGTCGCCATTGTCACCGGCAGCGGCCGTGGCATCGGCCGGGCCATCGCCCTGGCCTATGCCGAAGCAGGCGCCGACGTGATCTGCGCCGCCCGTTCGCTGGACGATGTACAAGCGGTGGCCGAGGAGATTCGCGCCATGGGGCGCAATGCCCTGGCCTTCGCCTGCGATGTCAACGACAGCGAGCAGCGCCAGGCGCTGGTACGCCAGAGCCATGAACACCTTGGCCGTATCACCCATCTGGTCAACAACGTCGGCGGTGGTGGCCCCAACGACCCGCTGGGCCTGAGCCCGGAGCAGTTCGACGAGATCCTGCGTTTCAACGTGTCCAGCGCCTACGCGTTCTGCCAGCTATGCGTGCCGTTGATGCGCGATGCCGGTGGCGGCAACATCGTCAACATCAGCTCGGTGGCGGCGCGCTATTCGCAGCGCCACTTCAGCGCCTATGGCACCGCCAAGGCGGCGCTCAGCCACCTGACCCGCCTGCTGGCCCAGGATTTCGCGCCGCAGGTGCGGGTCAACGCCGTGGCCCCCGGCCCGACTCTCACCGCCGCGCTGAACAGCGTGATGCCGGCCGCCATGCGCCAGGCCATGGAGGCCAACACCCCGCTCAAGTGCCTGGGCAGCCCCGAAGACATCGCCGCCGCTGCGCTGTACCTGGCCTCGCCGGCTTCGGCCTGGGTCACCGGCAAGATCATCGACGTCGACGGTGGTGCCGACTCCAGCGTCTGGGTCGGCTGA
- a CDS encoding fumarylacetoacetate hydrolase family protein: protein MDTHLITALGNELFDALRGRHTLQPLTRRYPDLTLDHAYRISLAFLQRREALGERVVGKKIGVTSRAVQEMLDVHQPDFGFLTDAMQVEDGSDVSLARHQLIQPRAEGEIAFMLGEDLQGPGITAEDVLAATQWVMPCFEIVDSRIDNWQIRIQDTVADNASCGVFALGKQRLDPRTLDLAKVQMQLLKNGQPAGSGLGSAVQGHPCAAVAWLANTLGELGIPFRRGEIILSGALAPLVPVSAGDRISLSMSGLGQSSLRFVP from the coding sequence ATGGACACCCATCTGATCACCGCGCTCGGCAACGAGCTGTTCGACGCCCTGCGCGGCCGCCATACCCTGCAACCGCTGACCCGCCGCTACCCCGACCTGACCCTCGACCACGCCTACCGCATCTCGCTGGCATTCCTGCAGCGCCGCGAGGCCCTGGGCGAGCGCGTGGTCGGCAAGAAGATCGGCGTGACCAGCCGCGCCGTGCAGGAAATGCTCGACGTGCACCAGCCGGATTTCGGCTTTCTCACTGACGCCATGCAGGTCGAGGATGGCAGCGACGTCAGCCTGGCCCGGCACCAGCTGATCCAGCCGCGCGCCGAAGGCGAAATCGCCTTCATGCTCGGCGAAGACCTGCAGGGCCCGGGCATTACTGCCGAGGATGTGCTGGCCGCGACCCAGTGGGTGATGCCGTGCTTCGAGATCGTCGATTCACGCATCGACAACTGGCAGATCCGCATCCAGGACACCGTGGCCGACAACGCCTCGTGCGGCGTGTTCGCCCTCGGCAAACAACGCCTCGACCCGCGCACGCTGGACCTGGCCAAGGTGCAGATGCAACTGCTGAAGAATGGCCAGCCAGCCGGCAGCGGCCTGGGCTCGGCGGTCCAGGGCCACCCCTGCGCGGCCGTGGCCTGGCTGGCCAACACTCTGGGCGAGCTGGGCATCCCGTTCCGCCGTGGCGAAATCATCCTTTCCGGCGCCCTGGCGCCGCTGGTGCCGGTGTCCGCCGGCGACCGTATCAGCCTGAGCATGAGCGGGTTGGGCCAGTCCAGCCTGCGCTTCGTGCCCTGA
- a CDS encoding acetaldehyde dehydrogenase (acetylating), whose product MSKKIRCALIGPGNIGTDLLYKLKRSEVLEPVWMVGIDASSEGLARARELGLKTTADGVDGLLPHVLDDNIQIAFDATSAYVHAQNSQKLNALGVLMIDLTPAAIGPYCVPPVNLKANLGLGVMNVNMVTCGGQATIPLVAAVSSVQPVAYAEIIATAASKSVGPGTRKNIDEFTRTTASAVEQVGGARQGKAIIIINPAEPPLIMRDTVHCLTDDEPDQPAIRAAIEAMIEQVQRYVPGYRLVNGPVFDGKRVSIFMEVEGLGDYLPRYAGNLDIMTAAAARTAELYAEAILKGELLLRPAPTALA is encoded by the coding sequence ATGAGCAAGAAAATCCGATGTGCGTTGATCGGGCCGGGCAATATCGGCACCGACCTGCTGTACAAACTCAAGCGCAGCGAGGTGCTGGAGCCGGTCTGGATGGTCGGCATCGATGCCAGCTCCGAAGGCCTGGCACGGGCCCGCGAACTGGGCCTGAAAACCACCGCCGACGGCGTCGACGGCCTGTTGCCGCACGTGCTGGACGACAACATCCAGATCGCCTTCGATGCCACTTCGGCCTACGTGCACGCGCAGAACAGCCAGAAACTCAACGCCCTGGGCGTGCTGATGATCGACCTCACCCCAGCAGCCATCGGCCCCTACTGCGTGCCGCCGGTCAACCTCAAGGCCAACCTCGGACTGGGGGTGATGAACGTCAACATGGTCACCTGCGGTGGCCAGGCGACCATCCCGCTGGTAGCGGCGGTGTCCAGCGTGCAGCCGGTGGCCTACGCCGAGATCATCGCCACTGCGGCGTCGAAATCGGTGGGCCCGGGCACGCGCAAGAACATCGACGAGTTCACCCGCACCACCGCCAGCGCCGTGGAGCAGGTGGGCGGCGCCCGGCAGGGCAAGGCGATCATCATCATCAACCCGGCCGAACCGCCGCTGATCATGCGCGACACCGTGCACTGCCTGACCGATGACGAGCCGGACCAGCCGGCGATCCGCGCCGCGATCGAGGCGATGATCGAACAGGTGCAGCGCTACGTGCCGGGCTACCGGTTGGTCAACGGGCCGGTGTTCGACGGCAAGCGCGTGTCGATCTTCATGGAGGTGGAGGGCCTGGGCGACTACCTGCCGCGCTACGCCGGCAACCTCGACATCATGACGGCGGCAGCGGCGCGTACCGCCGAGCTGTACGCCGAAGCCATCCTCAAGGGCGAGCTGCTGCTGCGCCCTGCCCCCACTGCCCTGGCCTAA
- the dmpG gene encoding 4-hydroxy-2-oxovalerate aldolase — protein sequence MDLNGKRITVHDMCLRDGMHPKRHQISLDEMQRIACGLDAAGVPLIEVTHGDGLGGSSVNYGFPAHSDEAYLSAVIPLMKQAKVSALLLPGIGTVEHLKMAHGLGVSTLRVATHCTEADVSEQHIAHARHLGMDTVGFLMMAHMNSPEGLATQGKLMESYGANCIYLTDSAGYLLPHQVSERVAAMRAALRPETEIGFHGHHNLSMGVANSIAAIAAGASRIDAACAGLGAGAGNTPMEVLVAVCKRMGIDTGVDVFAIQDVAEDLVVPIMDFPIRSDRDALTMGYAGVYGSFLLFAKRAEQKYGVSAREILVEMGRRGMVGGQEDMIEDTAMTLAKRRA from the coding sequence ATGGACCTCAACGGCAAACGCATTACCGTACATGACATGTGCCTGCGCGACGGCATGCACCCCAAGCGCCACCAGATCAGCCTCGATGAGATGCAGCGCATCGCCTGTGGCCTGGACGCCGCCGGGGTGCCGCTGATCGAGGTGACCCACGGCGATGGCCTGGGCGGCAGCTCGGTCAACTATGGCTTCCCCGCCCACAGTGACGAGGCCTACCTGTCGGCGGTGATCCCGCTGATGAAGCAGGCCAAGGTCTCGGCGCTGCTGCTGCCGGGCATCGGCACGGTGGAACACCTGAAGATGGCCCACGGCCTGGGCGTGAGCACTTTGCGGGTGGCCACCCACTGCACCGAGGCCGATGTCAGCGAACAGCACATCGCCCATGCCCGGCACCTGGGCATGGACACCGTGGGCTTCCTGATGATGGCGCACATGAACAGCCCCGAAGGCCTGGCCACCCAGGGCAAGCTGATGGAGAGCTACGGTGCCAACTGCATCTACCTGACCGATTCGGCGGGCTACCTGCTGCCGCACCAGGTCAGCGAGCGGGTGGCGGCGATGCGTGCTGCACTGCGCCCGGAGACCGAGATCGGCTTCCATGGTCACCACAATCTGTCGATGGGCGTGGCCAACTCGATTGCCGCGATCGCTGCGGGTGCCAGCCGTATCGATGCGGCCTGCGCGGGGTTGGGTGCCGGTGCCGGCAACACGCCGATGGAGGTGCTGGTAGCGGTGTGCAAGCGCATGGGCATCGACACCGGGGTGGACGTGTTCGCCATCCAGGACGTGGCCGAGGACCTGGTGGTGCCGATCATGGACTTCCCCATCCGCAGTGACCGCGATGCGCTGACCATGGGCTATGCCGGGGTGTATGGCTCGTTCCTGCTGTTTGCCAAGCGGGCCGAGCAGAAGTACGGGGTGTCGGCGCGGGAGATCCTGGTGGAGATGGGCCGGCGCGGGATGGTCGGCGGGCAGGAGGACATGATTGAAGATACGGCGATGACCCTGGCCAAGCGCCGGGCCTGA
- a CDS encoding SDR family NAD(P)-dependent oxidoreductase, translating into MNKVAFITGASRGIGRAAALAFARAGYHVAISARTLEEGEQHQHALRDTAGAPLSGSLNGTAEAIRALGARALVVPMDLLDSATAEQACAAVLAEFGRIDVLVNNAIYQGSDLNSTFLALQPDTLERMFKGYILTPLLLTQAVVQRMLGQGGGVVINVTSGAGESDPPVAADKGGWGYAYGAGKAAVSRLSGILSTELGERGIRAFTLNPGVVTTEALKVTIGEQGVIALRAGSAPPEVPAAVMLWLATDPQATQYQRRTVAAQGLALEHGIVADWR; encoded by the coding sequence ATGAACAAAGTGGCCTTCATTACCGGTGCCAGCCGCGGCATTGGCCGTGCGGCAGCGCTGGCGTTTGCCCGTGCCGGTTACCACGTGGCGATCAGTGCGCGCACGCTCGAGGAGGGCGAGCAGCACCAGCACGCCCTGCGCGATACCGCGGGCGCGCCGTTGTCCGGCAGCCTCAATGGCACCGCCGAGGCGATCCGGGCGCTGGGAGCACGCGCACTGGTGGTGCCGATGGACCTGCTCGACAGCGCCACGGCCGAGCAGGCGTGTGCGGCGGTGCTGGCGGAGTTTGGGCGCATCGACGTGCTGGTGAACAATGCCATCTACCAGGGCAGCGACCTCAATTCGACCTTCCTGGCGCTGCAGCCGGATACCCTGGAACGGATGTTCAAGGGCTACATCCTCACGCCCTTGCTGCTGACCCAGGCCGTGGTGCAGCGAATGCTGGGGCAGGGCGGTGGGGTGGTGATCAACGTCACCTCCGGCGCCGGCGAAAGCGACCCGCCGGTAGCGGCGGACAAGGGTGGCTGGGGCTATGCCTACGGCGCCGGCAAGGCGGCCGTGTCGCGGCTGTCGGGCATTCTGTCGACCGAGCTGGGCGAGCGGGGGATTCGGGCCTTTACCCTGAACCCTGGCGTGGTGACCACCGAGGCGTTGAAGGTGACCATTGGTGAGCAGGGGGTGATCGCCCTGCGTGCTGGCAGCGCACCGCCTGAGGTGCCGGCGGCGGTGATGTTGTGGCTGGCGACGGATCCGCAGGCGACGCAGTACCAGCGGCGGACCGTGGCGGCACAGGGATTGGCGCTGGAGCATGGGATTGTCGCCGACTGGCGTTGA
- a CDS encoding SDR family oxidoreductase, producing MSVTAISGSASGIGAAVAAALRAAGHEVIGIDRAGAEVMADLSTAQGRAAAVAEVLERCGGVLDGLVCCAGVGVTAPSCGLILAVNYFGVSQLLEGLQGALARGRNPSALVIGSVAATQPGAEQQAMTGAMLDGDEARALDLANGLGQPHVAYACSKYAITHHARSLASAWGQRGMRLNVVAPGAVQTPLHQASLDDARFGKAVREFVAPLGRAGRPEEIAALVAFLQSEQAQFVHGSVVFIDGGMDAMVRAPRF from the coding sequence ATGTCTGTTACAGCTATCAGTGGCAGTGCCTCGGGCATTGGTGCAGCCGTTGCCGCAGCGTTGCGTGCGGCGGGTCATGAAGTCATCGGTATCGACCGTGCCGGTGCCGAAGTAATGGCCGACCTTTCCACAGCGCAAGGGCGTGCAGCGGCCGTTGCCGAGGTGCTCGAACGTTGCGGCGGGGTGCTCGACGGCCTGGTCTGTTGCGCCGGGGTTGGCGTGACCGCGCCGTCCTGCGGGTTGATCCTGGCGGTCAACTACTTTGGCGTGAGCCAGTTGCTCGAAGGTTTGCAAGGCGCCCTGGCACGCGGGCGCAACCCGTCGGCGCTGGTGATCGGCTCGGTGGCCGCCACCCAGCCAGGCGCCGAGCAACAGGCGATGACCGGCGCCATGCTCGACGGCGACGAAGCACGGGCGCTGGACCTGGCCAATGGCCTGGGCCAGCCCCATGTGGCCTATGCCTGTTCCAAATACGCCATCACCCACCATGCACGCAGCCTGGCGTCAGCCTGGGGCCAGCGTGGCATGCGCCTGAACGTGGTAGCGCCGGGCGCGGTGCAGACGCCGTTGCACCAGGCGTCGCTGGACGATGCGCGCTTCGGCAAGGCGGTGCGCGAGTTTGTCGCGCCGCTGGGGCGTGCCGGGCGCCCTGAGGAAATCGCCGCGCTGGTGGCCTTCCTGCAGTCCGAGCAGGCGCAGTTCGTCCATGGCAGCGTGGTGTTCATCGATGGCGGCATGGACGCAATGGTGCGTGCACCGCGTTTCTGA
- a CDS encoding helix-turn-helix transcriptional regulator: protein MEKAVLTHDALARLGCDLATFDRLVGEVYEGALDPKLMAHALTSFRTLYAANYATLILRVPDQPDMGVMIISGDIEGAGDVTYMTYPQTNTPFTNQPPDHVFTVDDIMTSDEWERSAYFKMFCSQQDVYHVMGADISTPDGGKLRFRITRSKREPNFSADERALCSMFLPHLRRALQVHNLLDRSESLSELYSQAISRLSVATLVLDESGSVLRVNPVAQEILASADGLKLVGGRLEATYPSDNRELQRLIRAAFSADAPKGAEAMSVTRPSGLVNLGLVVESIPSLDWADERGKPAALVYIRDAASKSLASEVVTKQLFNLTRAETALAMELANGLSLEEAAEELNIRRNTARAHLRSIFSKTGVRRQTELVRILLNSVVALGKPKVALKAPERLKVPPPQLAVARRA from the coding sequence GTGGAAAAAGCTGTCTTGACCCATGATGCGCTGGCCAGGCTCGGCTGCGACCTGGCAACCTTCGATCGCCTGGTCGGCGAAGTCTACGAAGGCGCCCTCGACCCCAAGCTGATGGCCCACGCGCTGACCAGCTTCCGCACCCTGTATGCCGCCAACTACGCCACCCTGATCCTGCGCGTGCCGGACCAGCCGGATATGGGCGTGATGATCATCTCCGGCGACATCGAAGGGGCCGGTGACGTCACCTACATGACCTACCCGCAAACCAACACGCCCTTTACCAACCAGCCGCCGGACCATGTGTTCACGGTCGACGACATCATGACCTCGGACGAGTGGGAGCGCAGTGCCTACTTCAAGATGTTCTGCAGCCAGCAGGACGTGTACCACGTGATGGGCGCCGACATTTCCACCCCCGATGGCGGCAAGCTGCGGTTTCGCATCACCCGTTCCAAACGCGAGCCGAATTTCTCGGCCGATGAGCGCGCCCTGTGCAGCATGTTCCTGCCGCACCTGCGCCGAGCCCTGCAGGTGCACAACCTGCTCGACCGCAGCGAATCGCTCAGCGAGCTGTATTCCCAGGCCATCAGCCGCCTGTCGGTGGCCACGCTGGTGCTGGACGAGAGCGGCAGCGTGCTGCGGGTCAACCCGGTGGCCCAGGAGATCCTCGCCAGCGCCGACGGCCTGAAACTGGTGGGCGGGCGCCTGGAGGCGACCTACCCGAGCGACAACCGCGAGCTGCAGCGGCTGATACGCGCAGCGTTTTCCGCCGATGCGCCCAAGGGCGCCGAAGCCATGTCGGTGACCCGCCCCTCGGGCCTGGTCAACCTGGGCCTGGTGGTCGAGTCGATCCCCTCGCTGGACTGGGCCGACGAGCGCGGCAAGCCGGCGGCGCTGGTGTACATCCGTGATGCGGCGAGCAAGTCGCTGGCCAGCGAAGTGGTGACCAAGCAACTGTTCAACCTGACCCGCGCCGAAACCGCCCTGGCCATGGAGCTGGCCAACGGCCTGTCGCTGGAGGAGGCCGCCGAAGAGTTGAACATCCGCCGCAACACGGCGCGGGCGCACTTGCGCTCGATCTTCTCCAAGACCGGCGTGCGCCGGCAGACCGAGCTGGTGCGCATCCTGCTCAACAGCGTGGTCGCCCTGGGCAAGCCCAAGGTGGCGCTGAAGGCGCCCGAGCGGCTCAAGGTGCCGCCGCCGCAACTGGCCGTGGCGCGCCGTGCCTGA